Proteins encoded within one genomic window of Amycolatopsis nigrescens CSC17Ta-90:
- a CDS encoding PP2C family protein-serine/threonine phosphatase: MAPGHRLRVLLVEDDDGDALLVQEMLEEVGTPVTLERMRTMAEALSGPVRADCVLLDLQLPDAVGLTGLGRLRRHAPSTAVVVLTGQRDELTGVAAVASGAQDYLVKDQVDGPLLIKALRYAWERKRAEEVGHELREQQLLARENARLERGLLPTPLLTDPGLTLATRYRPGRDGSQLGGDFYDAVELPDGTVQMMVGDVCGHGPDEAALGVALRIAWRSLVLAGLPTREVLATVQRVLVHERIEPIFATLCMVGIAADRSSLRMWLAGHPPPLLINGERGRLLPGDRLGVPLGVVDDAGWQPLEVALEPDWSLLLYTDGLFEGRVGAGDERLGHENMAALVLDILRADPGWRRNQGAVLDQLIGSVERLNRGRLDDDIAIALLSRGGR; the protein is encoded by the coding sequence ATGGCCCCTGGCCACCGGCTGCGGGTGCTGCTGGTCGAGGACGACGACGGCGACGCGCTGCTGGTGCAGGAGATGCTCGAGGAAGTCGGCACCCCGGTGACGCTCGAGCGGATGCGCACCATGGCCGAGGCGCTCAGCGGCCCGGTCCGTGCCGACTGCGTGCTGCTCGACCTGCAACTTCCCGACGCGGTCGGGCTGACCGGGCTCGGCAGGCTGCGCCGGCACGCGCCGAGCACCGCGGTGGTGGTGCTGACCGGGCAGCGCGACGAGTTGACCGGGGTCGCCGCGGTGGCCTCCGGCGCCCAGGACTATCTGGTCAAGGACCAGGTGGACGGCCCGCTGTTGATCAAGGCCCTGCGGTACGCCTGGGAGCGCAAGCGCGCCGAGGAGGTCGGCCACGAGCTTCGCGAGCAGCAACTGCTGGCCAGGGAGAACGCCAGGCTGGAACGCGGCCTGCTGCCCACCCCGCTGCTGACCGACCCCGGACTGACCCTGGCCACCCGGTACCGGCCCGGCCGGGACGGCTCGCAGCTCGGCGGCGACTTCTACGACGCGGTGGAACTGCCGGACGGCACCGTCCAGATGATGGTCGGCGACGTCTGTGGGCACGGCCCGGACGAGGCCGCGCTGGGAGTGGCCCTGCGGATCGCCTGGCGGTCGCTGGTGCTGGCCGGCCTGCCGACCCGCGAGGTGCTGGCCACGGTCCAGCGGGTTCTGGTGCACGAGCGGATCGAGCCGATCTTCGCCACCCTGTGCATGGTCGGCATCGCCGCTGACCGGAGTTCGCTGCGGATGTGGCTGGCCGGTCATCCGCCGCCGCTGCTGATCAACGGCGAGCGGGGGCGGCTGCTGCCGGGTGACCGGCTCGGCGTGCCGCTCGGGGTGGTCGACGACGCCGGCTGGCAGCCGCTGGAGGTGGCGCTGGAGCCGGACTGGTCGCTGCTGCTCTACACCGACGGGTTGTTCGAGGGCAGGGTCGGTGCCGGGGACGAACGGCTCGGCCACGAGAACATGGCCGCGCTGGTGCTGGACATCCTGCGGGCGGACCCCGGTTGGCGGCGGAACCAGGGCGCCGTGCTGGACCAGCTGATCGGCTCGGTGGAACGGCTCAACCGGGGCAGGCTGGACGACGACATCGCGATCGCGCTGCTGAGCCGGGGCGGCCGGTGA
- a CDS encoding HAMP domain-containing histidine kinase, translating to MTLLAVLEATLLAVAIGGGVIALDGLREARFRLVEQIDPQLSTANELSTGLLNQETGVRGYMLTGRQDFLEPYERGKAQQQRAVAELRRLGATEGTVAGTDLDRVLRAADGWQGMTEVWTVAGGPLPGAEQVDNGKVLFDAVRSALDTQRVNLELARDEAKGNLYGAETYLTTMLVVIAALLAILYVLLYFGFRRTVARPLLHLAGEVRAVTDHDIHRQVEGGGPRELMELAADIEAMRRRIVAEVSELHDAHELLDTRTQELQRSNSDLEQFAYVASHDLQEPLRKVASFCQLLQRRYQGQLDERGEQYIEFAVDGAKRMQALINDLLSFSRVGRRSGEFRVVDADELAETAIGNLEQVIEESGATVTHDELPRVRGEVTLLTAVFQNLVNNALKFRGERVPEVHIGVRREDTEWKFSVTDNGIGIEPEYAERIFVIFQRLHAKSAYPGTGIGLALCRRIVEYHGGRIWLDSTDSGEPTRFCFTLPVSENENEEA from the coding sequence ATGACGCTGCTCGCGGTGCTGGAGGCGACCTTGCTGGCCGTCGCGATCGGTGGCGGGGTGATCGCGCTCGACGGGTTGCGTGAAGCCAGGTTCCGGCTGGTCGAGCAGATCGATCCGCAGCTGTCCACGGCGAACGAGCTGTCCACCGGGCTGCTGAACCAGGAGACCGGGGTCCGCGGGTACATGCTGACCGGCCGCCAGGATTTCCTCGAACCGTACGAGCGGGGCAAGGCGCAGCAGCAGCGGGCGGTGGCCGAGCTGCGGCGGCTCGGCGCGACCGAGGGCACCGTGGCCGGAACCGACCTGGACCGGGTGCTCCGGGCGGCGGACGGCTGGCAGGGCATGACCGAGGTGTGGACGGTGGCCGGCGGTCCGCTGCCGGGTGCCGAGCAGGTGGACAACGGCAAGGTGCTGTTCGACGCGGTGCGGTCCGCGTTGGACACCCAGCGGGTGAACCTGGAGCTGGCCAGGGACGAGGCGAAGGGCAATCTCTACGGCGCCGAGACCTATCTGACCACGATGCTGGTGGTGATCGCCGCCCTGCTGGCGATCCTCTACGTACTGCTCTACTTCGGCTTCCGGCGCACCGTCGCGCGACCGCTGCTGCACCTGGCCGGTGAGGTCAGGGCGGTCACCGACCACGACATCCACCGGCAGGTCGAGGGCGGCGGGCCACGTGAGCTGATGGAGCTGGCCGCGGACATCGAGGCCATGCGCCGCCGGATCGTCGCCGAGGTGAGCGAGCTGCACGACGCGCACGAGCTGCTGGACACCCGTACCCAGGAGCTGCAGCGGTCCAATTCGGATCTGGAGCAGTTCGCCTACGTGGCCTCGCACGACCTGCAGGAGCCGCTGCGCAAGGTGGCCAGCTTCTGCCAGCTCCTGCAACGCCGTTACCAGGGGCAGCTGGACGAGCGGGGCGAGCAGTACATCGAGTTCGCGGTGGACGGTGCCAAGCGGATGCAGGCGCTGATCAACGACCTGCTCTCGTTCTCCAGGGTGGGCCGCCGGTCCGGCGAGTTCCGGGTGGTCGACGCGGACGAGCTGGCCGAGACCGCGATCGGCAACCTGGAGCAGGTGATCGAGGAGTCCGGGGCCACCGTCACCCACGACGAGCTGCCCAGGGTGCGCGGCGAGGTGACCCTGCTGACCGCGGTGTTCCAGAACCTGGTCAACAACGCGCTCAAGTTCCGCGGCGAACGGGTGCCCGAGGTGCACATCGGCGTCCGGCGCGAGGACACTGAGTGGAAGTTCTCGGTGACGGACAACGGAATCGGCATCGAACCGGAGTACGCGGAGCGGATCTTCGTGATCTTCCAGCGGCTGCACGCCAAGAGCGCCTACCCGGGCACCGGGATCGGGCTGGCCCTGTGCCGCAGGATCGTGGAGTACCACGGCGGACGGATCTGGCTGGACAGCACCGACTCCGGGGAACCCACCCGCTTCTGCTTCACCCTGCCCGTCAGCGAGAACGAAAACGAGGAAGCATGA
- a CDS encoding response regulator, whose translation MNDQLSSIDILLVEDDPGDVLMTKEAFEHHKIRNSLHVVSDGVEALQFLRREAPYEDAPRPGLVLLDLNLPRKDGREVLAEIKATADLRTIPVVVLTTSEAEEDILRSYDLHANAYVAKPVDFERFVEVVRQIDDFFVTVVKLPR comes from the coding sequence ATGAACGACCAGCTGAGCTCCATCGACATCCTGCTCGTCGAGGACGACCCAGGCGACGTGCTGATGACGAAGGAGGCCTTCGAGCACCACAAGATCCGCAACTCGCTGCACGTGGTGAGCGATGGCGTGGAGGCGCTGCAGTTCCTGCGCCGGGAGGCCCCGTACGAGGACGCGCCGAGGCCGGGGCTGGTCCTGCTCGATCTGAACCTGCCGCGCAAGGACGGCCGCGAGGTGCTGGCCGAGATCAAGGCCACCGCGGACCTGCGGACGATTCCGGTGGTCGTGCTCACCACGTCGGAGGCGGAAGAGGACATCCTGCGCAGTTACGATCTGCACGCGAACGCCTATGTGGCCAAGCCGGTCGACTTCGAGCGTTTCGTCGAAGTGGTGCGTCAGATCGACGATTTCTTCGTCACCGTGGTGAAGCTGCCACGTTGA
- a CDS encoding sigma-70 family RNA polymerase sigma factor codes for MTSEGELRVTALALAARDGDDLARAEFVRATRRDLWRFNARLAGAAVADDLTQETYLRALTGLPRFAGRSSARTWLFAIARRVAVDQIRAVRVRPRQVLRDDWQQLVEWAQPRGLPGFDDGVVLDELLDALDADRRDAFVLTQLFGLSYAETAAHCDCAIGTIRSRVARARADLIRMVQPPEDEPPRARRLHAVPPDSP; via the coding sequence ATGACGAGCGAGGGTGAACTGCGGGTGACCGCCTTGGCGCTGGCCGCGCGGGACGGCGACGACCTGGCGCGTGCGGAGTTCGTCCGTGCCACCCGGCGTGACCTGTGGCGGTTCAACGCCCGGCTCGCCGGCGCTGCGGTGGCGGACGACCTCACCCAGGAGACCTACCTGCGGGCGCTCACCGGGCTGCCCCGGTTCGCCGGCCGTTCCTCGGCGCGAACCTGGCTGTTCGCCATCGCCCGCCGCGTCGCGGTGGACCAGATCCGCGCGGTGCGGGTGCGTCCCCGGCAGGTGCTGCGGGACGACTGGCAGCAGCTGGTCGAATGGGCCCAGCCGCGTGGCCTGCCCGGTTTCGATGACGGCGTCGTGCTGGACGAACTGCTGGACGCCCTGGACGCGGATCGCCGCGACGCCTTCGTGCTGACCCAGCTGTTCGGCCTGTCCTACGCCGAAACCGCCGCGCACTGCGACTGCGCGATCGGCACCATTCGCTCCCGGGTCGCCAGGGCCCGCGCCGACCTCATCCGCATGGTCCAGCCCCCCGAAGACGAACCACCACGCGCGCGCCGCCTACACGCCGTCCCCCCAGATTCCCCTTAG
- a CDS encoding HNH endonuclease signature motif containing protein — protein sequence MLRRLGPEPGDETLSPSRFFGLSAEAIDGFDDAGSVAAVVASRRLRCQLDAVEVRFIARFSALRGGVRSVVDELAPELRLSREATATRVALSVALVSRLPCLLAAMEAGELDIGKARQAFDGIAVLPDELVGEADRLLAERIGQKSPSNWRKAVTHVVAGLDPEGQKSRAAARRLDRKVELIHEPDAMASLWAYLPAEIAAAVYARVDALARKLHTRDESRTMDQLRADVCTELLLGQHGGIDGVAAQVFIHIPLDTALGLREDGCELVGHGPIPGEIGRHLMNQPDSIWRKVLTDPVSGTVRDVGRTRYRPPADLAELVQVRDRTCRAPGCNRPAQRCDTDHCTAWSADGQTCEHNLCCLCRYHHRLKDQPGWTFDFDPDTADLTVTTPTGRTYTTRPEPLVDPAVPSSKNDDEPPPF from the coding sequence ATGTTACGTCGTTTGGGACCGGAGCCGGGTGATGAGACGTTGTCGCCGTCTCGATTTTTCGGGTTGTCCGCGGAGGCGATCGACGGGTTCGATGACGCTGGGTCGGTGGCTGCCGTGGTGGCTTCTCGCCGGTTGCGGTGTCAGTTGGATGCGGTGGAAGTTCGTTTTATCGCGCGGTTTTCCGCGCTGCGGGGTGGGGTGCGATCCGTTGTCGATGAGCTGGCGCCGGAGCTGCGGTTGTCGCGTGAAGCTACTGCGACTCGGGTGGCTTTGTCGGTGGCGTTGGTGAGCCGGTTGCCGTGTTTGTTGGCGGCGATGGAGGCGGGTGAGCTGGATATCGGTAAGGCCCGCCAGGCGTTCGATGGTATCGCTGTTCTGCCGGATGAGTTGGTGGGTGAGGCGGATCGTTTGCTGGCGGAGCGGATTGGTCAGAAGAGTCCGTCGAATTGGCGTAAGGCGGTGACGCATGTGGTGGCTGGGTTGGATCCTGAGGGGCAGAAGTCTCGTGCTGCGGCTCGTCGGCTGGATCGGAAGGTGGAGTTGATCCACGAGCCGGATGCGATGGCGTCGCTGTGGGCGTATCTTCCGGCCGAGATCGCCGCGGCGGTGTATGCGCGGGTGGATGCTCTGGCCCGCAAGCTCCACACCCGGGATGAGTCGCGCACGATGGATCAGCTTCGCGCGGATGTGTGCACCGAGTTGCTGCTGGGTCAGCATGGCGGTATCGATGGTGTGGCCGCTCAGGTGTTCATCCACATCCCGCTCGACACCGCCCTCGGCCTCCGAGAAGACGGCTGCGAGCTGGTCGGTCACGGCCCCATCCCAGGCGAGATCGGCCGCCACCTCATGAACCAGCCCGACTCGATCTGGCGGAAGGTTCTCACTGATCCGGTGTCCGGCACCGTCCGGGATGTCGGCCGGACTCGCTACCGGCCACCCGCCGACCTGGCCGAGTTGGTCCAAGTCCGCGACCGCACCTGCCGCGCCCCCGGCTGCAACCGCCCCGCGCAGCGGTGCGATACCGACCACTGCACCGCCTGGTCCGCCGATGGCCAGACCTGCGAGCACAATCTCTGCTGCCTATGCCGCTACCACCACCGGCTGAAAGACCAACCCGGCTGGACCTTCGACTTCGACCCGGACACCGCCGACCTCACCGTCACGACTCCGACCGGCCGCACCTACACAACCCGCCCCGAACCTCTCGTCGATCCAGCGGTGCCGTCGTCGAAAAACGACGACGAACCCCCACCCTTCTAA